The Bacteroides ovatus genomic interval CAGGTCTGATTCCGGGTTCTATCGGTGAAACCAGCGTAATCGCCATCCTGATTGGTGCCGTTATCCTGCTTTGGACAGGTGTTGCAAGCTGGAAGACAATGATTTCCGTATTCGTAGGTGGCGCATTCATGGCATGGGTATTCAACTCAATCGGCATGGAAAACAACACAATGGCTCAAATGCCTTGGTACGAACACCTCGTTCTTGGTGGTTTCTGCTTCGGTGCCGTATTTATGGCTACTGACCCTGTGACTTCCGCACGTACAGAAAGAGGTAAATATATCTTCGGATTCCTGATCGGTGTGATGGCTATCGTTATCCGCGTACTGAATCCGGGTTATCCGGAAGGTATGATGCTTGCCATCCTGCTGATGAACATCTTCGCTCCGCTGATTGACTACTGTGTAGTACAAAGCAATATCAGCCGTCGCGAGAAACGCACTATCAAGTCTAACCAATAAATACCGAAAGAAAATGAATACGAATAGTAATAGTTATACTATCATTTATGCTTCGGTAATGGTTATTATCGTAGCATTCCTGCTGGCATTCGTTAGTTCTTCACTGAAATCTACACAAGACAAGAATGTGCAGTTGGACACTAAGAAACAAATCCTCGCTGCATTGAACATTAAGAATGTGGAAGATGCGGATGCTGAATATCAGAAATATGTGAAAGGGGATATGCTGATGAACGTAGACGGTACGCTGACCGAAAATACGGGCGAATTTGCTACCAACTACGAGAAAGAAGCAAAAGAACAACAACGTCTGCACGTGTTTGTATGCGAAGTGGACGGTCAGACTAAATATGTAGTTCCTGTTTACGGTGCCGGTCTTTGGGGCGCTATCTGGGGATACGTTGCACTGAACGAAGATAAAGATACCGTTTACGGTACTTACTTCTCACACGCTAGTGAAACTCCGGGTCTGGGTGCTGAAATTGCAACCGAACATTTCCAAAACGAATTTGTAGGTAAGAAGACTTTGGAAAATGGAGCTATCACTTTGGGAGTCGTAAAAAATGGCAAGGTAGAGAAACCTGATTACCAAGTGGATGGTATCTCCGGTGGTACAATCACTTCAGTAGGTGTAGATGCCATGTTGAAGTCTTGCCTGAATAGTTACTTGAGTTTTTTAACTAAATAATAAGGAGGAGAAAGATAGAATATGGGACAACTGTTTTCAAAGAAAAATAAAGAAGTATTCTCTGCTCCGCTGGGAATTGATAATCCGGTAACCGTACAGGTGCTCGGTATCTGTTCTGCACTTGCTGTTACCGCAAAGCTGGAGCCTGCCATCGTGATGGGACTTTCAGTAACGGTGATTACTGCATTTGCCAACGTTGTTATTTCACTGTTGCGTAAGACGATTCCTAACCGCATCCGCATCATCGTCCAGTTGGTTGTGGTAGCTGCTTTGGTAACTATCGTAAGTGAAATCCTGAAAGCGTTTGCTTACGACGTAAGCGTACAGCTCTCTGTTTATGTAGGTTTGATTATCACCAACTGTATCTTGATGGGACGTCTGGAAGCATTTGCCATGCAGAACGGTCCTTGGGAGTCTTTCTTGGATGGTGTAGGTAATGGTTTAGGCTATGCTAAGATTTTGATTATCGTTGCTTTCTTCCGCGAATTGTTTGGTTCGGGAACATTGCTTGGTTTCAATATCCTGAATTATGAACCGATTCAAAATATCGGATACGTAAACAACGGCTTGATGTTGATGCCGCCGATGGCATTGATTATCGTAGCATGCATTATCTGGTATCAACGTGCACGTCATAAAGAATTGCAAGAACAAAGTAATTAATTATTTCTGATTTCTGAATTATGATTTATGTCTAGCTTTATAGTCATAGTCGCATGATAAGTCTGCTGAATCATAAATTATAAATCATAAATCATAAATCAAAAAGAATTATGGAACATTTATTAAGTTTATTCGTCCGCTCTATCTTTGTGGACAACATGATATTCGCATTCTTCTTGGGTATGTGTTCATACCTGGCTGTTTCGAAGAATGTGAAGACTGCCGTAGGACTGGGTATCGCCGTGACTTTCGTGTTGCTGGTGACGCTTCCGGTCAACTACCTGTTGCAAACTAAGGTGCTGGCTGCCAATGCTATTGTTGAAGGTGTTGATCTTAGCTTCTTGAGTTTTATTCTTTTCATTGCCGTTATTGCCGGTATTGTGCAACTGGTGGAGATGGTGGTAGAACGTTTCAGCCCCTCGCTGTACGCTTCGCTGGGTATCTTCCTGCCGTTGATTGCTGTTAACTGTGCCATCATGGGTGCCTCTCTGTTCATGCAACAACGTATCAACCTTGGTCCGAGCGACCCGAAATATATCGGTGATGTATGGGATGCTCTTTCTTATGCATTAGGTTCCGGTATCGGTTGGTTGCTCGCTATCGTAGGTCTGGCTGCTATCCGCGAGAAAATGGCTTACTCTGACGTGCCTGCTCCGTTGAAGGGCTTGGGTATCACATTTATCACAGTAGGTCTGATGGCAATCGCATTTATGTGTTTCTCTGGTTTGAACATCTAAAAAGAAAGGAATAAGACAATGGATATGAATTTAATATTAGCGAGCATTGGGGTATTCCTTGTGGTTATTCTGTTGCTTGTTGTTATCTTGCTGGTTGCCAAAAATTTCCTGGTGCCATCAGGAAACGTGAAACTGACAATCAATGGCGAAAAGGAATTGGAAGTTGCTTCCGGTTCTACTTTGCTTAATACTCTGTCTGTAAACGGAATATTCCTGTCATCCGCATGTGGTGGTAAGGGATCTTGCGGGCAATGTAAATGCCAGGTGCTTGAAGGTGGTGGTGAAATTCTGCCTTCTGAAGTTCCTCACTTCAGCCGTAAACAGCAGCAAGACCACTGGCGTCTGGGTTGTCAGGTAAAAGTGAAGGGGGATATGGCTATCAAAATTGATGAATCTGTACTCGGTGTGAAAGAGTGGGAGTGCGAAGTAATCTCCAACAAGAACGTGGCTACATTTATCAAAGAGTTCATCGTTGCTCTGCCTAAAGGCGAACACATGGACTTTATCCCGGGTTCTTATGCGCAGATTAAGATTCCTAAATTCTCAATGGACTATGACAAGGACATCGATAAGAGCTTGATTGGTGATGAATATCTTCCTGCATGGGAGAAATTCGGTTTGCTGGGTCTGAAGTGTAAGAACGACGAGGAAACAATCCGTGCTTACTCTATGGCCAACTATCCTGCCGAAGGTGACCGTATCATGTTGACAGTACGTATCGCTACTCCGCCGTTCAAACCGAAAGAACAAGGTCCTGGATTTATGGATGTAATGCCGGGTATCGCTTCTTCTTATATCTTTACCCTGAAACCGGGTGACAAGGTAATAATGAGTGGTCCTTACGGAGACTTCCACCCAATCTTCGATTCTAAGAAGGAAATGATGTGGATTGGTGGTGGTGCCGGTATGGCTCCGTTGCGTGCGCAAATCATGCACTTGACCAAGACATTGCATACTACTGACCGTAAGATGTCTTACTTCTACGGTGCCCGTGCGCTGAACGAAGTGTTCTATCTGGAAGATTTCCTGCAAATCGAAAAGGACTTCCCGAATTTCACTTTCCATTTGGCTCTCGACCGTCCGGACCCTGCTGCTGATGCTGCAGGCGTGAAGTACACTCCGGGATTCGTTCACAACGTAATTTACGAAACTTACCTGAAGAATCACGAAGCTCCTGAAGATATTGAATACTATATGTGTGGTCCTGGTCCGATGTCGAAAGCTGTAGAGAAGATGCTCGACGATCTTGGCGTTCCGGCACAGAACCTGATGTTCGACAACTTCGGAGGATAATTCGCAGAAGAGAACAAACCGGTCGGAACAATGACCGGAAAGGTTACATAAACACAGAGCGGGAAATCTGAAAAGCAGTAATGCTTCTTCGATTTCCCGCTTCTTTTTGGTATTATCTCATAATGTCTTTCCGTTATGGTTTGTATCTATTTTATGTCTGTTTTAAAGATAGTTCTCCTTTTTTATCCGTACTTATCTATTATATTCGTATATTTGGCTACACAATAGAATTATTAAAGTACAATAGGTTATGGAATATCATCGTATATCTTTTATTCACAATGATACAGAGTATTCATTTATCAAAGCTATGAGTTCAAGTTTAACGGGATATGCCTTGGTGACAGCTTGTAGGGCAGAAGTAACCATTTACATGAAAGAGAATAATCTGAAAGGTTATTATATATTGACCGGCATGGCTAAAGTTTGATTGTATTTTTATCTCCGTACTCTTTCCTTTTTGTATCTTTGCCCCCATGTTAGAGAAAAATGAAATTATACAGTCGGCTCTCCGCAATTTGAAGATTGAGGAGCTGAATCCGATGCAGGAAGCATCACTTGAACAAGCTACCGGAAGAAAAGACGTTATACTATTGTCACCGACAGGATCGGGCAAGACATTGGCTTATCTGTTACCTTTACTCCTTACTCTAAAACCGAACGACGACAGCGTGCAGGTTTTGATTCTCGTTCCTTCGCGTGAGCTGGCCTTACAGATAGATTCTGTATTCAAAGCAATGGGGACTTCCTGGAAAACCTGCTGTTGTTACGGTGGACATCCTATCGCCGAAGAAAAGAAAAGTATATTGAGCAATCATCCTGCTATCATCATCGGTACTCCGGGACGTATCACCGACCATTTGTCGAAAGGCAATTTCAACCCTGAAACCATTGAAACTTTAATTATTGACGAGTTCGACAAATCGTTGGAGTTTGGTTTCCACGATGAAATGGCAGAGATTATCACCCAGCTTCCGGGATTAAAAAAACGTATGTTACTTTCAGCTACTGATGCGGCAGAGATTCCCGAATTTACAGGATTGAACCGCACAGTTAAGTTGGACTTCCTTTCGGACGATTCTGAAGAACAAGAGTCGCGCTTGAAATTAATGAAGGTGCTTTCACCTTCCAAAGATAAGATTGATACTTTATATAATCTGCTTTGTACATTGGGAAGCAGTTCGAGCATCGTGTTTTGTAATCATCGGGATGCGGTGGACCGTGTACATCAGTTATTGGCAGATAAAAAACTACTCGCAGAACGTTTTCATGGTGGTATGGAACAGCCGGACCGTGAACGTGCGCTTTACAAGTTCCGTAATGGCAGTTGTCATGTCTTGATTTCTACCGATCTGGCAGCCCGTGGACTGGATATTCCAGAAGTCGGACATATCATCCATTATCATTTGCCGGTCAATGAAGAAGCCTTTACGCACCGCAACGGACGAACAGCACGTTGGGATGCGACCGGAACGTCTTATCTGATTCTTCATGCCGAAGAGAAACTTCCTTCTTATATTCCGGAAGAAATGGA includes:
- a CDS encoding Na(+)-translocating NADH-quinone reductase subunit C; the protein is MNTNSNSYTIIYASVMVIIVAFLLAFVSSSLKSTQDKNVQLDTKKQILAALNIKNVEDADAEYQKYVKGDMLMNVDGTLTENTGEFATNYEKEAKEQQRLHVFVCEVDGQTKYVVPVYGAGLWGAIWGYVALNEDKDTVYGTYFSHASETPGLGAEIATEHFQNEFVGKKTLENGAITLGVVKNGKVEKPDYQVDGISGGTITSVGVDAMLKSCLNSYLSFLTK
- a CDS encoding NADH:ubiquinone reductase (Na(+)-transporting) subunit D is translated as MGQLFSKKNKEVFSAPLGIDNPVTVQVLGICSALAVTAKLEPAIVMGLSVTVITAFANVVISLLRKTIPNRIRIIVQLVVVAALVTIVSEILKAFAYDVSVQLSVYVGLIITNCILMGRLEAFAMQNGPWESFLDGVGNGLGYAKILIIVAFFRELFGSGTLLGFNILNYEPIQNIGYVNNGLMLMPPMALIIVACIIWYQRARHKELQEQSN
- the nqrE gene encoding NADH:ubiquinone reductase (Na(+)-transporting) subunit E; amino-acid sequence: MEHLLSLFVRSIFVDNMIFAFFLGMCSYLAVSKNVKTAVGLGIAVTFVLLVTLPVNYLLQTKVLAANAIVEGVDLSFLSFILFIAVIAGIVQLVEMVVERFSPSLYASLGIFLPLIAVNCAIMGASLFMQQRINLGPSDPKYIGDVWDALSYALGSGIGWLLAIVGLAAIREKMAYSDVPAPLKGLGITFITVGLMAIAFMCFSGLNI
- the nqrF gene encoding NADH:ubiquinone reductase (Na(+)-transporting) subunit F, whose protein sequence is MDMNLILASIGVFLVVILLLVVILLVAKNFLVPSGNVKLTINGEKELEVASGSTLLNTLSVNGIFLSSACGGKGSCGQCKCQVLEGGGEILPSEVPHFSRKQQQDHWRLGCQVKVKGDMAIKIDESVLGVKEWECEVISNKNVATFIKEFIVALPKGEHMDFIPGSYAQIKIPKFSMDYDKDIDKSLIGDEYLPAWEKFGLLGLKCKNDEETIRAYSMANYPAEGDRIMLTVRIATPPFKPKEQGPGFMDVMPGIASSYIFTLKPGDKVIMSGPYGDFHPIFDSKKEMMWIGGGAGMAPLRAQIMHLTKTLHTTDRKMSYFYGARALNEVFYLEDFLQIEKDFPNFTFHLALDRPDPAADAAGVKYTPGFVHNVIYETYLKNHEAPEDIEYYMCGPGPMSKAVEKMLDDLGVPAQNLMFDNFGG
- a CDS encoding DEAD/DEAH box helicase; the encoded protein is MLEKNEIIQSALRNLKIEELNPMQEASLEQATGRKDVILLSPTGSGKTLAYLLPLLLTLKPNDDSVQVLILVPSRELALQIDSVFKAMGTSWKTCCCYGGHPIAEEKKSILSNHPAIIIGTPGRITDHLSKGNFNPETIETLIIDEFDKSLEFGFHDEMAEIITQLPGLKKRMLLSATDAAEIPEFTGLNRTVKLDFLSDDSEEQESRLKLMKVLSPSKDKIDTLYNLLCTLGSSSSIVFCNHRDAVDRVHQLLADKKLLAERFHGGMEQPDRERALYKFRNGSCHVLISTDLAARGLDIPEVGHIIHYHLPVNEEAFTHRNGRTARWDATGTSYLILHAEEKLPSYIPEEMEIVVLPENPPRPPKSVWATIYIGKGKKEKLSRIDIAGFLYKKGNLTREDVGAIDVKEHYAFVAIRRAKVKQLLNLIQGEKIKGMKTIIEEAK